The Lachnospiraceae bacterium KM106-2 nucleotide sequence TAATGATGGCGCAGGACAGATTGTATGTGAAACTGGAGCAGCATTCAGAAGTTTATCAGAAACTTGTTCGTATCCAGGATGTTGCCACGCTATACTCCACTAATCCAAAGATTGTGTCTGATCTAAATCGTGCTATCTTGTTTCGTATAGAATCGGATAAACCTGCAAAATATTGTTTTTCAATCATAAAAGTTGTTGATGTAATTCTAAAGCAGTATCCAGATTTAGAGATTAGTAACCTAGGTGAGACAGATTTTATCGTAAGTCTAGAGAAAAAAAAGAAAAAACATCCTTATTTAGAGTATGTTAAAGTAGCAGTTGTATCCATGAT carries:
- a CDS encoding stage V sporulation protein AA, whose translation is MYVKLEQHSEVYQKLVRIQDVATLYSTNPKIVSDLNRAILFRIESDKPAKYCFSIIKVVDVILKQYPDLEISNLGETDFIVSLEKKKKKHPYLEYVKVAVVSMMIFFGGAFSIMTFNTDVSLSKVFDKTYELVMGDAKKGGSVLEIAYSIGLPLGIIVFYNHFSHKKRNSDPTPIQIEMRKYEMDTNTALIQDAEREGKTIE